The segment GTGTGAACACCCGCTCAAAGTTATTAATTGAAGTAAGCGTTTGACCTGCTGACGCCTTTCATTAGGACTGAGCCCCAAATGTGTCGCCAGCACCTGCCATTTCTGACTCCTATATTCAATGATGGCCTCAATCGCTCCTCGAGGTTCTCTTGTAGGATGGGAAATATCATGCAGCTTCACTTCTTCTACTGAGCAGCGAATTAATATGGCATTTCCATAATGGTCGCCGGTTTTGCGCCTAAATGTCGGCCCGAAAATCAATCGGTAGCCATTGGAGTCGGCAAATTCATCCAAAAGTATCTTACTGTCCCGATCACTTGAAGACACTTCCTGCAAAGCCACAACGTCAGCGCTGATATCCTTCACAACACTCAGTGCTTCGAAAGGATCATGTTTTCCGTACCGCGTTACAAAGCCATGCACATTGTAACTGGAAAGCCTGAGTGAGGATTGCATATCGAGAGAGGCTAGAGACGATTTTTAAACTTTAACAACCAGTGACGCATCGCAACGGTAAGTATTCCCAATGCAGCAAGAAGAAGTGCCACAAGAATAAGGTGATAGGCACTGGGTTCCGACGCGGCTCGAATCACACCATCTGTGAGTATGGCCAGCGCGACCGTCCCGGGAATCAAGCCGATAATTGAGCCGACGGTAAAATCCCGCAGGTTGATGTGCGAGGCGCCAGCCACCATATTGATAATCACGAAAGGTGCTATGGGAATCAGTCGCACGATCACTACAGTCATAACACCCTGTTTTGAAAGCTGCCTGCTGACCTGATTCAGCTTTCTGCCGGCTATTTTACGGGTAAATTCCTGACCAAGGGATTGACCAGCGACATAGCCAAGCACTGCACAGGACACGGAGCCTAGAAAGCCATACACCGCGCCCTCTATACTGCCAAACACCAGCATGATTGCCACGATAAGCAGCGTAATGGGAATCGCGATTAACCCACCGATCGCGACTGTCGCTACAGCAACCGCTGGACCGTAAAGTGTCGAATTCAGCCATTCTATTTCACTGACCAGTTTACCTACCTCGATCCACTCTGATAATGGTGTCCAGCGCCAGATTACGAACAGAGCCAGTAAGGTCAGCAGTACAAGACCGCCCAACATTAATCTGCCTGCTGCTGATTTCCGTGCCTCGTCAGGGACAAGAATCTCACGTAATTGTCCCGCATCCACTGGAGCTTCAGGATCGACCAGGGCCTTGTCGGGCACATTTCTGTTGACCTGCTCTGAAACCTTTGGCTTGAGAGTGATCAACGTCCTTTCCCCTCCCTGTAACTCTTCGATTACTTTTGTCAACTGAGCGTGCTTTTGCCACTGTGCGTCCAGCTCGCAGGAACTCACAGCCAGGTGCTCTGCAAGGAGCCGGTTGAGAAACGCACGGGCGCGCTCCCCGTTCTCCTTCGGATTCGTCAATGGCGTCAAATCACACTCAGAATCAAGCCCCATAGAACGATTGTTAAGATTGGACGAACCAATGCGCACCATCCTGTCATCGACAATCATGACTTTTGAATGTACGTTTAATGCGTGATCCTCATCGGCGTGGGGAATGCGTGGGTAAAAAATGCGCAGCCGGTCATGCTTATCCGCTTCGCGTAATGTATCTATCATACGGCTGCGAAGCACATCCATGGTGTACTGGGATAACCATCCATTGGTGTTATAAGGGGTAACGACCACTATAACTGGCCCCGAACTCTTCATTAACGAGCTCTTGAGTGCATTGCCAAATTTATCAGCCGTAAGATACTGATTTTCTATATAAATGTACTCTTCCGCAGCATCAATCATATCCAGAAATAACTGTTCTACATGACGACTTTCAGGTTGTAATTTGCTTTCAGGCTGAGTAAGACTTATCCCAATCTCGCAATTGATAAAATCCGCGTCGACAGATTCCAGCCACAGCATCCATGGCGACGGTCGCGCCAGCTGCTGGCCGGTGGCCTCGTTCCAGCGTGAGCGCACCAGATCTCCAAGCGCTTTGGCGCAATCACCATTAACCATTACCTGCACGTCGTGATAGGGCCTGGGTATATTACCTTCTCCCTCATCACATCGCCGTTTGTCGTTAACAGCGTGAGCCGGTGTGTCCCAGCGACCGAATGTCAGATCGAGCCCTCCTGAAAATGCCAGACTGTCGTCGATTACTGCGACTTTCTGATGATGGCTGGCACCAAAGACACCAGTAGTCTGCATTATGAAATGTATTCGAGAATGGGTACTATGCTTGAGTTTATATTCTGCCAGCCACTCCCGGTCAAGCGCCAGAAGCGGTGAGTAGTCCCAGGCAATAATATAGATTTCAAGTTTTGGATTGCGTTCAACCAGTGCGTTGAGAAACTCTCGCAATTGCTCCGGCAGGTTATCCTGTGGCTTGTCCCGTACTAATCTAAAACGACTGTTTATATCCCAGCCAAGAATATAAATTGTTTCTTTTGCAGCCAGCATAGCTTTACGCAAGGCAGAAAAGTAAGCCTCGCCATCAACCAGGCAGGACGCTTTTTCTGCGTACGTTTCACGCCAGCAATTTTCACCTTGGGAGAATAAAACCATCTTAGTAGCAATCCTAACCGATTTAGCAAACTGAATCTAATCAAGGAAACTATAGGCATACTGATTGGCATGATTAAGAAAATTACCCGGACTTAAAGTAGCTGAAAGCCCCAATCCTCGTTATTAAAATCACGCACGATACTGACCGTTCCCGTGCTGCCGGCAATCGCAGCTCTAAGCTTACTACCACCCCTGAGCAATTATTTTTATGAAGACCGGCTTACCGCACTGCCAGAATATTCCGGAACCGCTAGAACTGTAGATGTGGATTGACCAGGGTGACCTGGTAGATTAGAAAATTGCATTGAATATTCAGCGTATGAAGATCTAATCAGGTCAGGCGAGTAAGGAGATTTTTACACCCAACCCTCCCCGTCAAAGCAGATCGTTGCCATACAAGCCAACGCTATCAGTCTCGACTAACCGAAAAAACCTAAATAATCTCTGATTAACGAAACCATGATATCCATGTCTATGCGAGAGGCAAGGCGCTCGGAAGGGGGCAATTTAAGCTGATGCGGAATTAGCGAGGTTTTTCGGTGATCGAGCACTTCAATTCTCTATAAAAGACAATAGACCGAATTTGATATTTTTCATACTAACCAGTAATTTTTGCCGACTTAGAATATCGAACCGTTCAATCTCAGTTAGAAACTTTACTCAAAACGTGCAGTGAATCCGCTAAATAGACTCTGCAACGGAGCCGACTGTAACCTGGCATGAATTTAGCAGCTTCGTTGTTGAAGCAAAATCCAAAGGAGAGTGCAAAAGTGCTGAACAGTGACATCATCGAAGGAAAATGGAAGCAGTTAAAAGGAAAAGCGAAGCAGGAATGGGGAAAGCTTACAGACGATGAGCTTGAAAAAATTAACGGTTCCAGCGAAGAACTGGCGGGCCTGATCCAGGAACGCTATGGCCTGTCCCAGGAAGAAGCAAAGAAGGAAGTTGAGGAATGGGCACAGCGCCACTGAACCCCATAGGCGGCTCGAGGCACTGACCGGAACATAAAGCGCCTCAAAGCCTGGGGAGTATTTAGCCAGGGAAGGCAATTACTGCTCGATTTTTAGGGAACCTAGCTCTGAAATCAATGAAACAATTACATAACCCTAGCAGGCTGTTGATTTTATCGCCCGATAATACTGGGCTAGATATAATACGGAAAACTATAGTTCATTGAGGTTATTAAACCAATGCGCGGCGAAGATGTTTTCCAGGAATCCCTTTTTACGACGGTACAGCTGGAATCGTTCGTCCCAGCAGATCACCCACTGCGGCCTATTAAGACACTCATTGATAAAGCGATGAAGAACCTGAACTGGCTCTTTGGCAGCATCTATTGTCACACTGGCCGGGAGTCGATCCCACCGGAGCGTCTCATCAGGGCACAGCTACTGCAAGTACTTTATAGCATTCGCAGTGAGCGGTAGCTGGTTGAGCAAATCAACTATAACCTTCTGTATCGATGGTTTGTAGGCTTAACGATTGATGATACGGTCTGGAATCATTCCACGTTCAGTATCAATCGGGATCGCCTGCTGGAAAACGATGTGATTACTGAGTTGTTCGAGGAAGTGGTTGGTCTGGCCAGAAAGCAACAACTACTATCCGAGGAGCACTTCAGTGTAGACAGCACACTGATTCAAGCATGGGCTTCGCAAAAGAGCTACCGCCGCAAGGATGATGATAGCGATCCTCCAACCGGTCGTGGTCGCAACAGCGAGACTAATTTCCACGGGGAAAGGCGTAGCAACGAGACCCACGAGTCAAAAACAGACGGTGATGCGCGACTGGCTAAGAAAGGGCCTGGCAAAGAAGCCAGGCTCTCTTATATGGGTCATACTGTGATGGAAAACCGGAACGGTCTGATTGTTAAGGCTGCCGCCAGCCATGCTACGGGAAAAGCTGAACGGGAAGTGGCGATAAACTTACTAGCTGAACTCCCGGGAATAAAGAAGCGCACCGTGGGCGCAGACAAGAATTACGACACGGCGGGTTTTGTGTCGGGTTGTCGAGCTATGAAGATTACGCCCCATGTTGCCCGTAATGATAATCGCCCTGGCGGCTCTGCTATCGACGATCGGACCAGTCGGCACACTGGGTACAAGATTAGCCAGCGCAGCCGAAAGCGAGTTGAAGAGCCTTTTGGCTGGGGCAAGTCAGTTGGGCTGATCAGGCAGATGAAAGTGCGTGGTTTATCCAAGGTGAATAGCGTCTTTATGCTGACAATGATCGGGTGGAATCTGACACGTATGAGGGCGTTACAGTGTTAGTTCGCCCTGATGGCCGGGGGTTCCAGTCATGGCGGCTAATAGGGATAAGAAACGGCGATAAAACGTCACTTTAAGCGAAAAAGGCCAGCTTCAAACGATCAGTGTGTTCGAGGCTAGATAAAAATCAACAACCTGCTAGGGAGCCTCAGGCTGATTACCATAATGCTCTGGACTTCAGACGAATCCGCTGGCATTGCTCATTGCCACCGGCATGCGTCGGCATGCAAAGGCAGTGCAACGAAGCCAGCGGGCTTGTCTGAAGGCCCCTCCGGGCGGGGCCTGTCGGGCGCAACTGCGTCGTTGTCGCGCAAGGCAGGGGAGTAATCATTCCCTGCGTACGACGCGTGGTAGTAGCGCCCGACTGATTACTGCTGAGCGTTGTGGTAATCAGTCTGAGGCTCCATAGGTTTCACAATCCTTGATCGAGGCGATCCTGGAACTATTCCGTCAGCAGCATACCAGGCAATATCCTGAGCCCAATACGGTCGTAATATTCGTAAATTACACTAATCATTCAATTTGTTCAGGTGATGGAAAATGCAAGATTTCCTCGAACTGTGGAATTCCGCAGCAACAACTACCGCCGGTCTGTTCTGGATGGCGTTTTGGGCCTTTGGGCTAGGATATCTCATAAGCAGCATGATCCAGGTTTTCGTGACACGCGAGCGCATGCGAAAATACATGGGCGACCCGGGGCCGGCCAGTGTTGGCCTGGGCAGTTTGTTCGGCTTTATTTCCAGCTCCTGTTCATTCGCCGCCTTGTCCACCACCCGTTCTCTGTTTGCCAAGGGTGCTGGACTGGTACCCTCGCTTGCCTTCCTGCTAGCTTCAACCAACCTGGTCATTGAACTGGGTATTGTCATCGCCGTATTTCTAGGCTGGCAGTTTGTGGTAGGCGAATATGTGGGCGGCGCGCTATTGATTCTTTTGATGTGGTTACTGGTTCGTATCAGTTATCCCAGACAATTGATCAAGCATGCCAGGGAAAAAGCGCGCGATTCCGAAGAGCATGATGACAACGACGAATCTCCCGATTGGAAAAAGCTCATCATGAGCCTGGATGGCTGGTGCCAGGTCGGTAACCGTTATGTGATGGAATGGATGATGGTGTGGAAGGACGTTGCCATTGGTTTCACTGTCGCCGGCATAATAGCCGCTTTTGTGCCCCGGGCCTTTTTTGAAGCGCTTTTTATTGGATCCGACCAGGCGGACCCGGGTTTTGTCAGCGTCCTATTGCAGAGCATCGTGGGCCCCATTGCCGCCTTTTTCACTTTCATTGGTTCCATGGGCAATATCCCCCTTGCCGCCGTGCTTTATGAAAACGGTGTCAGCTTCGCCGGCATCATGGCATTTATTTTCAGCGACCTGGTGGTACTGCCGGTACTGCGAATTAAGGCACAGTACTATGGCTGGCGCATGGCCCTGTATATCCTGGCGATCTTCTTCGTCATTCTGGTAACCACGGCGTTAATACTGCACTACGGGTTTGCCTTTTCTGGCGCACTGCCGGATAACGCCAACCCCAGCGTGATGACCGACAGAGAATTCTTTGTCGTTGATTACACGGCTTTTCTGAATCTGGTGTTCCTCATCCTCAGCGGCCTGTTCCTGATTTTACATCTGAAGCTGCACAGCGAGCATGGTCATGGTCATGGTAACGGTGGTAGTGAAAAGGTCTTGATCATTCTGACCTGCATTGCCCTTATTTGGTTAGTGCTGGGTCTGCTGCTACCCATGCTCGGCATGGTTTGAACACCTTGCGGGTCAGATTTTATAATGAAAACCCCCGCCGTTCCCGGCTCCTGCTCCATTCGATCCAAACGACTCAGCCAACCACCCACTGTCAACAAATTGAAACCTTCCAATGACACCACTCCTCCGTCAAGCTACACAAATCTCCAGAAAAAGAGCCCTATCCAATGCACTTTCAACCGCCATGACCGATGGAGTACTCAGTGATAGCGGAACTCTCCAAAAGTGCGCAGAACCGTCCATGTAGCTCGCAATGCGGCCTAACCAAGGCCTGAAGGCCACCTGGGAGAAGAATCCTGAAGTCTGCGAAGTCTTTCAGAAAAGGGCTGGCGCAGCGTAAGAGCAAAATGCGTTAACAGAGGAACTACTCTGGACTGCTGTAGCAAGACTGATGACTGTCCTGCAGTGGAATGCCCCAAAACAGATTTCCGGTATTCTGCTTTCTCCTGTAGAACCGCAATGATTGCGCAATTTTCGACAGTGCGTGATCTGCGTCACAGAAAAAGCATGACATCATGAACACTATGGAACGCTATTGGTTGTATTTCTACAGTCAATGTGAAACGCCGTTCAATAGGTTCCGTCGCCACTCTATGGTTATTCATCAACAGTATCCTGCGAGGGTGGCGGACTATCGAACGTCCAAAAGCCTTTCTTGCAGGAGGTAATCATGTCGAGCTTTTTTGTTGAAAATACCGAGTTACTCAATGGTGATCATGAAGTACACATCGATGGCTGTCATCATATGCCGGCAGAAAGCAACAGAACCTATATAGGGGAGTTTATCCACTATTCCGAGCCGTCCAGGAAGCCAGAAATTTCTTTCCCAGCGCCAATGGCTGCTTCAGCTGTTGCGAACCCTGTCATCAGGTCTTTGGATAAGGTTCCAAATGCCGCCGTCGGCGGGCGTGTTTTTCACAGAGCCCGATTTTCTATGCCTGGAATTCCACCGCTCGGATGGCTCTGGCTGTCGAATCACTCAGCGTAAGCTGCCGCAAAAGGTCAGCGGCGGGCGAGGCGGTAGTGAAATTCTGGTGTGGTGCCAACTTTTCCGGAGCCAGGGCTCCGGAAAAGCTGGCCCGCTGTCGCACTTAACCGATGCGTAAACGGTACCAGGTTTCTCTACCTCCCAAGGTTCAGGCAGCTTCCCTGGTGATCGCTTCAGCAGTCGACCCTGCAAGGCCAGTGTATCCGTTACGCAGAATGTCACCAAGAGATATTATTCCGCAAAGCTGTTTGCTCTTGGGATCATCCAGCACTATGAGTCGATAGACTCCCTGATCGCTCATGCTGGCTGAGGCCTTCTCCAGATCGTCATCGGCGAAACAGTAAAGAACCTTGTTAGTGATCAGCTTGCCGATATTTGTGCTTGCTGGATCGCAGCCCTCGGCTACAGCACGCACCACAATATCACGATCGGTCACAACGCCGATCAGCTTACTGGCCGTCCCATCGTGAACCGGAAGGAAGCCACAGTCCAGCTGGCCCATTTTAACGGCAGTGTCCTGGAGTGTTGTTTCCGGTGATAGTAGTTCTACGTTTTCAGTCATTGCCTCTCGTATTTTCATGTCGATCTCCTTGCTATCGGCAGTACCTGATAGTCTCGTTGTGAATTTTTTCTGCGATATGCCTTTACCTTACGACCCTTGACTGGATAATTCAACCGGGTCAGATACACCACATTTATAAGACAGGCGATGAGGATGCCCGTTATGTATAAGGATTTTCCCTCTAAAATTCTAAAGGTAGCTTAAAGGTTGCTGCCACGGCGCATCTTCGCCGACATTTTTCCATGCAAGGGAGCGAATGATCTGCGCAACAGTTGTGGCGGGCGATTGGGCTGGCTAATCGAGTAGCAGGATACCCTTTATGAAGAAAATCAGGATTTACAAAGGGAAAAGTCAGTGCGGCCATAGAATAGGCTTTTTTGTTACAGGAACTAAATGAGTTGATCTCCGTTAGACAGTATATAGGTGCCTGCCCCCTGTTTAAGGGGTTCGCTGTTTACGAATTTCGTAATAATTTGCCTTTGAGGAGGACACACTATGCCAAAGCATCGTACTCAACCCCACCGCAGAGCGCTGGTCAAAGCGGCCGCTTTTGGCGCATTGGCATGGCCCGGCGTACCGCTTTTAATCTCCCGGTCTTCGGCCCAGGAGAATCAGGGAGACTCCCTGCCACACCTTCGAGAGGATGAGCAAAGGGCACGGGCTCTTGCCTATACACATAATGCGAACTCCGCTACCAGTAGAAGCAATGAGTCGGCTTACTGCCATAATTGCCGCTTCTTTGCCGGAGGTTCCGGTCGATGGGCTGGTTGTGCTCTGTTTCCAGGGCAAGCAGTGAATTCGGACGGATGGTGTCGAAGCTGGGTGGCTTCAGAGTAACGTTATCCATTTAGGGAGCCTCTGATTAACTAGGGAAATGAGAGTAGATTCCTTGTAGTTGCCATTCAACCGATCACAGATAAAAAGCAACAAAAAGTAATGAACAGACAATACGCCTTGGGGATATTCAGCATTGCCCGTCAGCGTTCTCCTGCTTACGTTCACATTTTCTGAGCCAGCGAGCGGAACAGCTGGTCGAGATGACAGCGATAAGCGCGATACATGGCTTTAAGCTCGTGCCAATCGATTCTATCTGATCTGTAGGCGGATTCGCATTACCCAGATCGCCTGTAATTTCAGCGGAGCCTTCTGGCCAATGATTCGTCCTTTTTTTCAAGGCGCTTTTCGTTTCGGGATGGTGAGCGGGTACCTCATGGTTGAGTTCCTCCTGGTGGTCTATGGGCCCCAATCCTACTGGCCTGGTTATTCAATATTCACCGAATGAGTTGAGCTCCAGGCCACTCATAGCGTCCATGATGAGCAGGAGCATGCCATGAGTAACAATATCGAAGCCCTGGATACCGCCACACGAAAAACAGAGGTCATGCCCCATTTATCGGGTCAGGCATTTTTCCTCAAGGTCGGACTTCGCCAATGTAGTGAATTTCATCTGTATAGAAGCCGATTTCCGGAATAAAAGTTAGTGAAAGACATTGAAAGTGAAGCGGCCTCAACATTGCTATTGGCTTGTGCGCTCACTATTTGCAGCTTTCTATTCGAATGCAATCATTTTAAGTAAAAATCGCACCCCGGTCTGAGGGACCTCTGATTAATTAATCAGAGGCCCTTAAGCTATCAGTGCTTTTTCAGTTATGATTGGCCCATGCACTTCGCTCGCACATTGCCCTGCGAAACGTTTGAATTTGTGGAAATAGCCATCTCAGACTATGCGTAACCGCGAACCTCCTGATCTTTTTGCCGCCGAGCAGTCGGGTGATGATGAACTCTGGCTGCTGTTTACTGCAAGCGCCAGAAAATTGGTGAACTCCCCCGACCAACAGTCTTTTCTCGATTGGATCGCCGATGCAGGTCCAGCACTTGCTCCAGGCCTGGCTGCGCAAATCGATCCGCGCACTGGAGCCATTAGCGATGCCTTTCGATCCATCGGTCTGGAGATCTATCGGGCAATGCCACTGCCGGCAAATAACTTCCGCCGCCCCACCATGTCGAAACCGGGACGAAACGAACCCTGTCCCTGCGGCTCCGGGCGCAAGTACAAACAGTGCTGCCAGGCGTCGGAGGGCTTGTTTGATCTTCGCCAATTCAACCTGTTGCCGTTCGTGTTGGACGCCCTGCCGCGCAAGCAAGTTACGACGCTGCCTGACTCCGATGTTGATATCGAGATGGTGGCGGACTCTGCCGGGCAATTGCTGGAGAAAGGTGAAACCAGGAGCGCCGTGCAGCTGCTGGAACCCTGGTTCGGAGCCAAGCGGAAACTCTCCGGCAAGCTTGAGCAACTGTTTGATCAATTGATGGATTGTTATCTGGAGCTGAATAAGTCGCGTAAACGTAAGAGTCTGCTGGAAGACGTGCTGGCACGCGGCGATCGCACCCTCCGTGCCGCGGCGCTGCATCGCAGGGCCAGCATCGAGGCAGACTCCGGTGACTACGCGGCGGCATGGACTACAGTGGAAGAAGCCCGGCGCCTGGACCCGGACAATGTCGCTCTGGCACCGCTGGAAATTACACTGCTCATGACCCAAGGAAACACAAGCCAGGCACAGGAGCGCGCCCGATTCTGGTCAGCCCGACTGCGTCGATCCCCTAATCCGGAGTTCGCCCCGATGATCGAATTCCTGAACGAAGTCGTCAACGATCCAGACAAAGCGATGTCAGGCCTT is part of the Gammaproteobacteria bacterium genome and harbors:
- a CDS encoding endonuclease/exonuclease/phosphatase family protein, giving the protein MQSSLRLSSYNVHGFVTRYGKHDPFEALSVVKDISADVVALQEVSSSDRDSKILLDEFADSNGYRLIFGPTFRRKTGDHYGNAILIRCSVEEVKLHDISHPTREPRGAIEAIIEYRSQKWQVLATHLGLSPNERRQQVKRLLQLITLSGCSHTVLMGDLNEWFTWGRPLRWLKSYFQIGHSKATFPAVWPIFALDRIWVHPSERISKAEVFKTPSSLVASDHLPIVIEIA
- a CDS encoding VTT domain-containing protein, whose translation is MVLFSQGENCWRETYAEKASCLVDGEAYFSALRKAMLAAKETIYILGWDINSRFRLVRDKPQDNLPEQLREFLNALVERNPKLEIYIIAWDYSPLLALDREWLAEYKLKHSTHSRIHFIMQTTGVFGASHHQKVAVIDDSLAFSGGLDLTFGRWDTPAHAVNDKRRCDEGEGNIPRPYHDVQVMVNGDCAKALGDLVRSRWNEATGQQLARPSPWMLWLESVDADFINCEIGISLTQPESKLQPESRHVEQLFLDMIDAAEEYIYIENQYLTADKFGNALKSSLMKSSGPVIVVVTPYNTNGWLSQYTMDVLRSRMIDTLREADKHDRLRIFYPRIPHADEDHALNVHSKVMIVDDRMVRIGSSNLNNRSMGLDSECDLTPLTNPKENGERARAFLNRLLAEHLAVSSCELDAQWQKHAQLTKVIEELQGGERTLITLKPKVSEQVNRNVPDKALVDPEAPVDAGQLREILVPDEARKSAAGRLMLGGLVLLTLLALFVIWRWTPLSEWIEVGKLVSEIEWLNSTLYGPAVAVATVAIGGLIAIPITLLIVAIMLVFGSIEGAVYGFLGSVSCAVLGYVAGQSLGQEFTRKIAGRKLNQVSRQLSKQGVMTVVIVRLIPIAPFVIINMVAGASHINLRDFTVGSIIGLIPGTVALAILTDGVIRAASEPSAYHLILVALLLAALGILTVAMRHWLLKFKNRL
- a CDS encoding CsbD family protein; the protein is MNLAASLLKQNPKESAKVLNSDIIEGKWKQLKGKAKQEWGKLTDDELEKINGSSEELAGLIQERYGLSQEEAKKEVEEWAQRH
- a CDS encoding permease — encoded protein: MQDFLELWNSAATTTAGLFWMAFWAFGLGYLISSMIQVFVTRERMRKYMGDPGPASVGLGSLFGFISSSCSFAALSTTRSLFAKGAGLVPSLAFLLASTNLVIELGIVIAVFLGWQFVVGEYVGGALLILLMWLLVRISYPRQLIKHAREKARDSEEHDDNDESPDWKKLIMSLDGWCQVGNRYVMEWMMVWKDVAIGFTVAGIIAAFVPRAFFEALFIGSDQADPGFVSVLLQSIVGPIAAFFTFIGSMGNIPLAAVLYENGVSFAGIMAFIFSDLVVLPVLRIKAQYYGWRMALYILAIFFVILVTTALILHYGFAFSGALPDNANPSVMTDREFFVVDYTAFLNLVFLILSGLFLILHLKLHSEHGHGHGNGGSEKVLIILTCIALIWLVLGLLLPMLGMV
- a CDS encoding CBS domain-containing protein; its protein translation is MKIREAMTENVELLSPETTLQDTAVKMGQLDCGFLPVHDGTASKLIGVVTDRDIVVRAVAEGCDPASTNIGKLITNKVLYCFADDDLEKASASMSDQGVYRLIVLDDPKSKQLCGIISLGDILRNGYTGLAGSTAEAITREAA
- a CDS encoding SEC-C domain-containing protein, which translates into the protein MRNREPPDLFAAEQSGDDELWLLFTASARKLVNSPDQQSFLDWIADAGPALAPGLAAQIDPRTGAISDAFRSIGLEIYRAMPLPANNFRRPTMSKPGRNEPCPCGSGRKYKQCCQASEGLFDLRQFNLLPFVLDALPRKQVTTLPDSDVDIEMVADSAGQLLEKGETRSAVQLLEPWFGAKRKLSGKLEQLFDQLMDCYLELNKSRKRKSLLEDVLARGDRTLRAAALHRRASIEADSGDYAAAWTTVEEARRLDPDNVALAPLEITLLMTQGNTSQAQERARFWSARLRRSPNPEFAPMIEFLNEVVNDPDKAMSGLARERDPALDVFTELLLSAPPVAPHYALDGERDTFLVPDRRLIAVEKTWHQVFPQVKPGLTALHHQDPGVWNSAPDWLPILESSPYAWQSFDILDDLIMAVDALQILGLDVTLKEPLLNRGAELLEANLEESVSQDVLLPWGFQQNRPALRILAHQAFLAMERLMDYSGELVTARPAELLLALNPVDNHGLRAPLARAYIACGQPAKALELCDRYPEDFCGMTLNRILALHRLGRLDEALESLRLSADSIREAAKMLLAANPRKPKLSEFSVTLGGKDEAWYYRQDHLSLWQQQGALDWLRQAHKTL